A single Glycine soja cultivar W05 chromosome 14, ASM419377v2, whole genome shotgun sequence DNA region contains:
- the LOC114383959 gene encoding uncharacterized protein LOC114383959, with translation MGVISRRNQMPLQNIMEVEVFDCWGIDFMGPFPSSVGNEYILVAADYVSKWVEAMATSKNDAKTVVKFIEKNIFARFGIPRILISDGGSHFCNTQLQKVLSQYHVNHRVASPYHPQTNRQVEVSNRELKKILEKIMASTRKDWSSKLEDALWAYRTTYKTPIGLSLFQLVHGKSCHLLVEMVHKAYWALKFLNFDEKASREHKKIQLLELEEMRLTAYESSRLYKEKVKTYHDKKLLKKNFKPGQQNCLHLLSRTHLPAFSLSSTSSRITS, from the exons ATGGGGGTTATTTCCCGAAGGAATCAGATGCCTCTGCAAAACATTatggaagttgaagtttttgATTGTTGGGGCATTGATTTCATGGGTCCATTTCCTTCATCAGTAGGAAATGAATACATTTTGGTAGCTGCTGATTACGTgtctaaatgggtggaagctatGGCCACTTCAAAAAATGATGCTAAGACTGTGGTGAAGTTTATCGAGAAGAATATTTTTGCTCGATTTGGGATACCTCGAATCTTAATCAGTGATGGTGGTTCGCATTTTTGTAATACTCAACTTCAAAAGGTGTTGAGTCAATATCATGTAAATCATAGAGTGGCATCCCCCTACCACCCTCAAACTAATAGGCAAGTCGAAGTATCCAATagagaattaaagaaaatactagAGAAAATAATGGCGTCAACCAGAAAAGATTGGTCATCCAAATTGGAAGATGCATTGTGGGCGTACAGAACTACATACAAAACTCCAATTGGTCTGTCTCTTTTTCAACTGGTGCATGGAAAATCATGTCATTTACTAGTTGAAATGGTACACAAGGCATATTGGGCTCTAAAATTTCTGAACTTTGATGAGAAAGCATCCAGGGAGCACAAAAAGATCCAATTGTTGGAGCTGGAAGAAATGCGATTAACAGCTTATGAATCTTCaagactttacaaagaaaaagtcaaGACCTATCATGACAAAAAACTATTGAAGAAAAACTTCAAACCGGGACAACAG AATTGCCTGCATCTTCTCTCTCGCACTCATCTTCCTGcattttcactttcttctacatcttCACGCATCACCAGCTAA